A part of Triplophysa dalaica isolate WHDGS20190420 chromosome 17, ASM1584641v1, whole genome shotgun sequence genomic DNA contains:
- the mrtfba gene encoding myocardin-related transcription factor B isoform X4, which yields MEDQGDAGIGGLLAPSPQSETVTHEMGELSLHPCQKLPPLSERKNVLQLRLQQRRTREQLVDQGIMPPLKSPAAFHEQIRSLERARTENFLKHKIRSRPERAELVRMHILQETVAEPSLQATQLKLKRARLADDLNEKIAQRPGPMELVEKNILPVDSSVKEAIIDGQMQYPKILEDYPIDEDSGDALSPEQPGSQESQGSAASPGDVRTMEESPPLPYHLLHKFPTVTTTSTAFLKPFYTNGPKVSHPVPMPQQPVTFMPPVKSGPTLVKQSQPKLPGDRTRSKRGKESKPRVKKLKYHQYIPPDQKQEPNQAPMDSSYARLLQQQQLFLQLQILSQQQQQHYNYQTILPAPLKPVLEGQNSGATMAINSTSNLPASIMVSLPTATPVRPNSTLSTRKAGVLPAHLEEMKVAELKMELKLRGLPVSGTKTDLIERLKPFQENTIASAPNNFTGPNTQPSSTPMELSSATTTLTPSQQTTENMSSTPPVSPGSIELHRREKASMEAQIHNSSSTVRKAPEEQDRRLHEKERQIEQLLHKLEQEQKLVEELKMQLEVEKRSVVPPLENSNISSVAAMLASVKTESTVPPNCTLNSHTTPTLLKLEDPYLPQVTATSLPQFIVRHQGVIGQPQTILTTQHRGTQLLLPMPLANNTTTIQLPNTNVKLQTLAMGPSEGSGFQHGASENRAGLELPQCFLSCSPEQRISPQASPIPPILINGPLNKPQSSFLQQSSAFNQAPKNREPPRYEEAVRQTRSLQNSTLSEIPTATSQQMDDLFDILIESGEITPFSQQDPSVPKMMPVTASVITLPINTALSRPPAQVQMAHPPAFMEPSLASVGSDNQLEALLEGTLVGDPEPEQRTLGLLDELQNQILEQPNSPMDTCELSFTDPHLHSSSLSFGLQDTMDNMEWLDLTMPGPIGGLNPLGINSEFLDTHDLQLHWD from the exons ATGGAGGACCAAGGGGATGCTGGGATTGGGGGTTTGTTGGCACCCAGTCCACAAAGTGAAACTGTTACCCATGAGATGGGCGAGCTGTCCCTGCATCCCTGCCAGAAGCTGCCCCCCCTCAGCGAGCGCAAGAACG TTCTCCAGCTCCGGCTGCAGCAGAGACGTACCCGCGAGCAGCTCGTAGATCAAGGCATCATGCCAC CCCTGAAGAGCCCGGCAGCCTTCCACGAACAGATCCGCAGCCTTGAGAGAGCCAGG ACTGAAAATTTCCTAAAGCACAAGATCCGCAGCCGTCCAGAAAGGGCGGAGTTGGTACGGATGCACATTTTACAAG AGACTGTGGCTGAACCCTCTTTACAGGCCACGCAGCTGAAACTGAAGAGGGCTCGACTGGCCGATGACCTTAATGAGAAGATCGCTCAGCGGCCGGGGCCTATGGAGCTGGTGGAGAAGAACATCCTGCCTGTAGACTCCAGCGTCAAGGAGGCCATCATTG ATGGTCAGATGCAGTACCCCAAAATTCTAGAAGACTACCCAATAGATGAGGACAGCGGGGATGCTCTGTCACCTGAGCAGCCGGGTAGTCAAGAGTCCCAAGGTTCTGCTGCTTCACCTGGAGATGTGCGGACTATGGAAGAGTCTCCACCATTGCCCTATCACCTTTTACAT AAGTTTCCTACAGTCACAACCACTTCAACAGCTTTCCTCAAGCCTTTTTACACCAATGGACCAAAGGTTAGCCATCCTGTGCCCATGCCACAGCAGCCAGTCACATTTATGCCCCCTGTGAAATCCGGACCCACCCTTGTGAAG CAAAGTCAACCCAAGTTACCCGGAGATAGGACCCGCAGCAAGAGGGGCAAGGAGTCCAAGCCACgtgtaaaaaagttaaaatatcaTCAGTACATTCCCCCAGACCAGAAACAAGAACCCAACCAAGCCCCGATGGACTCGTCATACGCTCGAttactacaacaacaacagctgttTCTGCAGCTACAGATCCTCAGccaacagcaacaacagcacTATAACTACCAGACCATCCTTCCTGCACCTCTTAA GCCTGTGTTAGAGGGCCAAAATAGCGGTGCAACAATGGCTATCAACAGCACCAGCAACCTTCCAGCCTCCATCATGGTTTCTCTGCCAACAGCAACACCTGTGCGGCCTAACAGCACCCTTTCTACCCGCAAGGCTGGTGTACTACCAGCACATCTGGAGGAGATGAAG GTGGCAGAGCTTAAAATGGAGTTAAAGTTACGTGGTCTTCCAGTGTCGGGAACAAAAACGGACCTTATTGAACGGCTTAAACCTTTCCAAGAAAACACAATCGCGTCTGCACCCAACAACTTCACCGGACCTAACACACAGCCCTCCAGCACCCCTATGGAATTATCCAGTGCCACTACAACCCTCACACCCTCCCAGCAAACCACAGAAAATATGAGCTCTACCCCACCCGTTTCCCCTGGTTCCATAGAGCTTCACAGGCGAGAGAAGGCATCAATGGAGGCACAGATCCATAACAGCAGCAGTACGGTGAGGAAGGCTCCTGAAGAACAGGACCGTAGGCTACACGAAAAAGAGCGTCAGATCGAGCAGCTGCTGCACAAACTGGAGCAGGAACAGAAGCTGGTGGAGGAGCTGAAGATGCAGCTCGAGGTGGAAAAAAGAAGCGTCGTTCCACCTTTGGAAAATAGCAACATTTCCAGCGTAGCCGCCATGTTGGCTTCTGTCAAAACTGAAAGCACTGTCCCTCCCAACTGCACGTTGAATTCACACACTACACCAACGCTGTTGAAACTTGAGGATCCATATCTCCCCCAAGTCACCGCCACCTCCCTCCCCCAGTTTATTGTCAGACATCAAGGGGTCATAGGACAGCCCCAGACTATTCTTACCACTCAACACAGGGGAACGCAGTTACTTCTCCCAATGCCCCTGGCAAATAACACCACTACCATCCAGCTGCCCAACACTAATGTCAAACTACAG ACTCTGGCTATGGGCCCTAGCGAGGGGTCAGGTTTCCAACACGGTGCTAGTGAGAACCGAGCTGGCCTGGAGCTTCCTCAGTGCTTCTTGAGCTGCTCCCCAGAGCAAAGGATCTCTCCTCAGGCATCCCCCATCCCACCCATTCTTATAAATGGGCCACTAAATAAG cccCAGTCCTCCTTCCTCCAGCAGTCATCAGCTTTCAACCAGGCACCCAAAAACAGAGAGCCGCCCCGTTACGAGGAGGCTGTCAGACAAACCCGCAGCCTACAGAACTCCACACTTTCAGAG ATTCCCACAGCAACAAGTCAACAGATGGACGatctttttgacattttaatagAAAGCGGAG agaTCACCCCCTTTAGTCAACAGGACCCATCTGTGCCTAAGATGATGCCTGTCACCGCCAGTGTCATCACTCTGCCTATCAACACCGCACTTTCCAGACCGCCCGCCCAGGTTCAGATGGCACACCCGCCGGCCTTCATGGAGCCCAGCCTGGCCTCCGTGGGCTCTGACAACCAGTTGGAGGCCCTGCTAGAGGGCACGCTTGTCGGGGACCCAGAACCAGAGCAGAGGACTTTGGGCCTGTTGGACGAACTGCAAAACCAGATCCTGGAGCAGCCAAACTCCCCGATGGACACGTGCGAGCTGAGTTTCACCGACCCGCACTTGCATTCCTCTTCCCTCTCCTTCGGTCTGCAGGACACCATGGACAACATGGAGTGGCTGGACCTTACTATGCCCGGGCCCATAGGCGGACTCAACCCGCTGGGCATCAACTCTGAATTCCTGGACACTCATGACCTGCAGCTACACTGGGACTAA
- the mrtfba gene encoding myocardin-related transcription factor B isoform X1: protein MEDQGDAGIGGLLAPSPQSETVTHEMGELSLHPCQKLPPLSERKNVLQLRLQQRRTREQLVDQGIMPPLKSPAAFHEQIRSLERARTENFLKHKIRSRPERAELVRMHILQETVAEPSLQATQLKLKRARLADDLNEKIAQRPGPMELVEKNILPVDSSVKEAIIDGQMQYPKILEDYPIDEDSGDALSPEQPGSQESQGSAASPGDVRTMEESPPLPYHLLHKFPTVTTTSTAFLKPFYTNGPKVSHPVPMPQQPVTFMPPVKSGPTLVKQSQPKLPGDRTRSKRGKESKPRVKKLKYHQYIPPDQKQEPNQAPMDSSYARLLQQQQLFLQLQILSQQQQQHYNYQTILPAPLKPVLEGQNSGATMAINSTSNLPASIMVSLPTATPVRPNSTLSTRKAGVLPAHLEEMKVAELKMELKLRGLPVSGTKTDLIERLKPFQENTIASAPNNFTGPNTQPSSTPMELSSATTTLTPSQQTTENMSSTPPVSPGSIELHRREKASMEAQIHNSSSTVRKAPEEQDRRLHEKERQIEQLLHKLEQEQKLVEELKMQLEVEKRSVVPPLENSNISSVAAMLASVKTESTVPPNCTLNSHTTPTLLKLEDPYLPQVTATSLPQFIVRHQGVIGQPQTILTTQHRGTQLLLPMPLANNTTTIQLPNTNVKLQSVLQAAVSPSGQSLIQTPQLRPTKAESRSSRQLVNHNHVVQTLAMGPSEGSGFQHGASENRAGLELPQCFLSCSPEQRISPQASPIPPILINGPLNKPQSSFLQQSSAFNQAPKNREPPRYEEAVRQTRSLQNSTLSEIPTATSQQMDDLFDILIESGEITPFSQQDPSVPKMMPVTASVITLPINTALSRPPAQVQMAHPPAFMEPSLASVGSDNQLEALLEGTLVGDPEPEQRTLGLLDELQNQILEQPNSPMDTCELSFTDPHLHSSSLSFGLQDTMDNMEWLDLTMPGPIGGLNPLGINSEFLDTHDLQLHWD, encoded by the exons ATGGAGGACCAAGGGGATGCTGGGATTGGGGGTTTGTTGGCACCCAGTCCACAAAGTGAAACTGTTACCCATGAGATGGGCGAGCTGTCCCTGCATCCCTGCCAGAAGCTGCCCCCCCTCAGCGAGCGCAAGAACG TTCTCCAGCTCCGGCTGCAGCAGAGACGTACCCGCGAGCAGCTCGTAGATCAAGGCATCATGCCAC CCCTGAAGAGCCCGGCAGCCTTCCACGAACAGATCCGCAGCCTTGAGAGAGCCAGG ACTGAAAATTTCCTAAAGCACAAGATCCGCAGCCGTCCAGAAAGGGCGGAGTTGGTACGGATGCACATTTTACAAG AGACTGTGGCTGAACCCTCTTTACAGGCCACGCAGCTGAAACTGAAGAGGGCTCGACTGGCCGATGACCTTAATGAGAAGATCGCTCAGCGGCCGGGGCCTATGGAGCTGGTGGAGAAGAACATCCTGCCTGTAGACTCCAGCGTCAAGGAGGCCATCATTG ATGGTCAGATGCAGTACCCCAAAATTCTAGAAGACTACCCAATAGATGAGGACAGCGGGGATGCTCTGTCACCTGAGCAGCCGGGTAGTCAAGAGTCCCAAGGTTCTGCTGCTTCACCTGGAGATGTGCGGACTATGGAAGAGTCTCCACCATTGCCCTATCACCTTTTACAT AAGTTTCCTACAGTCACAACCACTTCAACAGCTTTCCTCAAGCCTTTTTACACCAATGGACCAAAGGTTAGCCATCCTGTGCCCATGCCACAGCAGCCAGTCACATTTATGCCCCCTGTGAAATCCGGACCCACCCTTGTGAAG CAAAGTCAACCCAAGTTACCCGGAGATAGGACCCGCAGCAAGAGGGGCAAGGAGTCCAAGCCACgtgtaaaaaagttaaaatatcaTCAGTACATTCCCCCAGACCAGAAACAAGAACCCAACCAAGCCCCGATGGACTCGTCATACGCTCGAttactacaacaacaacagctgttTCTGCAGCTACAGATCCTCAGccaacagcaacaacagcacTATAACTACCAGACCATCCTTCCTGCACCTCTTAA GCCTGTGTTAGAGGGCCAAAATAGCGGTGCAACAATGGCTATCAACAGCACCAGCAACCTTCCAGCCTCCATCATGGTTTCTCTGCCAACAGCAACACCTGTGCGGCCTAACAGCACCCTTTCTACCCGCAAGGCTGGTGTACTACCAGCACATCTGGAGGAGATGAAG GTGGCAGAGCTTAAAATGGAGTTAAAGTTACGTGGTCTTCCAGTGTCGGGAACAAAAACGGACCTTATTGAACGGCTTAAACCTTTCCAAGAAAACACAATCGCGTCTGCACCCAACAACTTCACCGGACCTAACACACAGCCCTCCAGCACCCCTATGGAATTATCCAGTGCCACTACAACCCTCACACCCTCCCAGCAAACCACAGAAAATATGAGCTCTACCCCACCCGTTTCCCCTGGTTCCATAGAGCTTCACAGGCGAGAGAAGGCATCAATGGAGGCACAGATCCATAACAGCAGCAGTACGGTGAGGAAGGCTCCTGAAGAACAGGACCGTAGGCTACACGAAAAAGAGCGTCAGATCGAGCAGCTGCTGCACAAACTGGAGCAGGAACAGAAGCTGGTGGAGGAGCTGAAGATGCAGCTCGAGGTGGAAAAAAGAAGCGTCGTTCCACCTTTGGAAAATAGCAACATTTCCAGCGTAGCCGCCATGTTGGCTTCTGTCAAAACTGAAAGCACTGTCCCTCCCAACTGCACGTTGAATTCACACACTACACCAACGCTGTTGAAACTTGAGGATCCATATCTCCCCCAAGTCACCGCCACCTCCCTCCCCCAGTTTATTGTCAGACATCAAGGGGTCATAGGACAGCCCCAGACTATTCTTACCACTCAACACAGGGGAACGCAGTTACTTCTCCCAATGCCCCTGGCAAATAACACCACTACCATCCAGCTGCCCAACACTAATGTCAAACTACAG TCAGTCTTGCAGGCTGCTGTCTCACCGTCAGGGCAGAGCTTAATTCAGACCCCCCAGCTGCGGCCCACCAAAGCTGAGAGTCGTTCATCACGGCAGCTAGTCAATCACAACCACGTAGTTCAG ACTCTGGCTATGGGCCCTAGCGAGGGGTCAGGTTTCCAACACGGTGCTAGTGAGAACCGAGCTGGCCTGGAGCTTCCTCAGTGCTTCTTGAGCTGCTCCCCAGAGCAAAGGATCTCTCCTCAGGCATCCCCCATCCCACCCATTCTTATAAATGGGCCACTAAATAAG cccCAGTCCTCCTTCCTCCAGCAGTCATCAGCTTTCAACCAGGCACCCAAAAACAGAGAGCCGCCCCGTTACGAGGAGGCTGTCAGACAAACCCGCAGCCTACAGAACTCCACACTTTCAGAG ATTCCCACAGCAACAAGTCAACAGATGGACGatctttttgacattttaatagAAAGCGGAG agaTCACCCCCTTTAGTCAACAGGACCCATCTGTGCCTAAGATGATGCCTGTCACCGCCAGTGTCATCACTCTGCCTATCAACACCGCACTTTCCAGACCGCCCGCCCAGGTTCAGATGGCACACCCGCCGGCCTTCATGGAGCCCAGCCTGGCCTCCGTGGGCTCTGACAACCAGTTGGAGGCCCTGCTAGAGGGCACGCTTGTCGGGGACCCAGAACCAGAGCAGAGGACTTTGGGCCTGTTGGACGAACTGCAAAACCAGATCCTGGAGCAGCCAAACTCCCCGATGGACACGTGCGAGCTGAGTTTCACCGACCCGCACTTGCATTCCTCTTCCCTCTCCTTCGGTCTGCAGGACACCATGGACAACATGGAGTGGCTGGACCTTACTATGCCCGGGCCCATAGGCGGACTCAACCCGCTGGGCATCAACTCTGAATTCCTGGACACTCATGACCTGCAGCTACACTGGGACTAA
- the mrtfba gene encoding myocardin-related transcription factor B isoform X2, whose amino-acid sequence MEDQGDAGIGGLLAPSPQSETVTHEMGELSLHPCQKLPPLSERKNVLQLRLQQRRTREQLVDQGIMPPLKSPAAFHEQIRSLERARTENFLKHKIRSRPERAELVRMHILQETVAEPSLQATQLKLKRARLADDLNEKIAQRPGPMELVEKNILPVDSSVKEAIIDGQMQYPKILEDYPIDEDSGDALSPEQPGSQESQGSAASPGDVRTMEESPPLPYHLLHFPTVTTTSTAFLKPFYTNGPKVSHPVPMPQQPVTFMPPVKSGPTLVKQSQPKLPGDRTRSKRGKESKPRVKKLKYHQYIPPDQKQEPNQAPMDSSYARLLQQQQLFLQLQILSQQQQQHYNYQTILPAPLKPVLEGQNSGATMAINSTSNLPASIMVSLPTATPVRPNSTLSTRKAGVLPAHLEEMKVAELKMELKLRGLPVSGTKTDLIERLKPFQENTIASAPNNFTGPNTQPSSTPMELSSATTTLTPSQQTTENMSSTPPVSPGSIELHRREKASMEAQIHNSSSTVRKAPEEQDRRLHEKERQIEQLLHKLEQEQKLVEELKMQLEVEKRSVVPPLENSNISSVAAMLASVKTESTVPPNCTLNSHTTPTLLKLEDPYLPQVTATSLPQFIVRHQGVIGQPQTILTTQHRGTQLLLPMPLANNTTTIQLPNTNVKLQSVLQAAVSPSGQSLIQTPQLRPTKAESRSSRQLVNHNHVVQTLAMGPSEGSGFQHGASENRAGLELPQCFLSCSPEQRISPQASPIPPILINGPLNKPQSSFLQQSSAFNQAPKNREPPRYEEAVRQTRSLQNSTLSEIPTATSQQMDDLFDILIESGEITPFSQQDPSVPKMMPVTASVITLPINTALSRPPAQVQMAHPPAFMEPSLASVGSDNQLEALLEGTLVGDPEPEQRTLGLLDELQNQILEQPNSPMDTCELSFTDPHLHSSSLSFGLQDTMDNMEWLDLTMPGPIGGLNPLGINSEFLDTHDLQLHWD is encoded by the exons ATGGAGGACCAAGGGGATGCTGGGATTGGGGGTTTGTTGGCACCCAGTCCACAAAGTGAAACTGTTACCCATGAGATGGGCGAGCTGTCCCTGCATCCCTGCCAGAAGCTGCCCCCCCTCAGCGAGCGCAAGAACG TTCTCCAGCTCCGGCTGCAGCAGAGACGTACCCGCGAGCAGCTCGTAGATCAAGGCATCATGCCAC CCCTGAAGAGCCCGGCAGCCTTCCACGAACAGATCCGCAGCCTTGAGAGAGCCAGG ACTGAAAATTTCCTAAAGCACAAGATCCGCAGCCGTCCAGAAAGGGCGGAGTTGGTACGGATGCACATTTTACAAG AGACTGTGGCTGAACCCTCTTTACAGGCCACGCAGCTGAAACTGAAGAGGGCTCGACTGGCCGATGACCTTAATGAGAAGATCGCTCAGCGGCCGGGGCCTATGGAGCTGGTGGAGAAGAACATCCTGCCTGTAGACTCCAGCGTCAAGGAGGCCATCATTG ATGGTCAGATGCAGTACCCCAAAATTCTAGAAGACTACCCAATAGATGAGGACAGCGGGGATGCTCTGTCACCTGAGCAGCCGGGTAGTCAAGAGTCCCAAGGTTCTGCTGCTTCACCTGGAGATGTGCGGACTATGGAAGAGTCTCCACCATTGCCCTATCACCTTTTACAT TTTCCTACAGTCACAACCACTTCAACAGCTTTCCTCAAGCCTTTTTACACCAATGGACCAAAGGTTAGCCATCCTGTGCCCATGCCACAGCAGCCAGTCACATTTATGCCCCCTGTGAAATCCGGACCCACCCTTGTGAAG CAAAGTCAACCCAAGTTACCCGGAGATAGGACCCGCAGCAAGAGGGGCAAGGAGTCCAAGCCACgtgtaaaaaagttaaaatatcaTCAGTACATTCCCCCAGACCAGAAACAAGAACCCAACCAAGCCCCGATGGACTCGTCATACGCTCGAttactacaacaacaacagctgttTCTGCAGCTACAGATCCTCAGccaacagcaacaacagcacTATAACTACCAGACCATCCTTCCTGCACCTCTTAA GCCTGTGTTAGAGGGCCAAAATAGCGGTGCAACAATGGCTATCAACAGCACCAGCAACCTTCCAGCCTCCATCATGGTTTCTCTGCCAACAGCAACACCTGTGCGGCCTAACAGCACCCTTTCTACCCGCAAGGCTGGTGTACTACCAGCACATCTGGAGGAGATGAAG GTGGCAGAGCTTAAAATGGAGTTAAAGTTACGTGGTCTTCCAGTGTCGGGAACAAAAACGGACCTTATTGAACGGCTTAAACCTTTCCAAGAAAACACAATCGCGTCTGCACCCAACAACTTCACCGGACCTAACACACAGCCCTCCAGCACCCCTATGGAATTATCCAGTGCCACTACAACCCTCACACCCTCCCAGCAAACCACAGAAAATATGAGCTCTACCCCACCCGTTTCCCCTGGTTCCATAGAGCTTCACAGGCGAGAGAAGGCATCAATGGAGGCACAGATCCATAACAGCAGCAGTACGGTGAGGAAGGCTCCTGAAGAACAGGACCGTAGGCTACACGAAAAAGAGCGTCAGATCGAGCAGCTGCTGCACAAACTGGAGCAGGAACAGAAGCTGGTGGAGGAGCTGAAGATGCAGCTCGAGGTGGAAAAAAGAAGCGTCGTTCCACCTTTGGAAAATAGCAACATTTCCAGCGTAGCCGCCATGTTGGCTTCTGTCAAAACTGAAAGCACTGTCCCTCCCAACTGCACGTTGAATTCACACACTACACCAACGCTGTTGAAACTTGAGGATCCATATCTCCCCCAAGTCACCGCCACCTCCCTCCCCCAGTTTATTGTCAGACATCAAGGGGTCATAGGACAGCCCCAGACTATTCTTACCACTCAACACAGGGGAACGCAGTTACTTCTCCCAATGCCCCTGGCAAATAACACCACTACCATCCAGCTGCCCAACACTAATGTCAAACTACAG TCAGTCTTGCAGGCTGCTGTCTCACCGTCAGGGCAGAGCTTAATTCAGACCCCCCAGCTGCGGCCCACCAAAGCTGAGAGTCGTTCATCACGGCAGCTAGTCAATCACAACCACGTAGTTCAG ACTCTGGCTATGGGCCCTAGCGAGGGGTCAGGTTTCCAACACGGTGCTAGTGAGAACCGAGCTGGCCTGGAGCTTCCTCAGTGCTTCTTGAGCTGCTCCCCAGAGCAAAGGATCTCTCCTCAGGCATCCCCCATCCCACCCATTCTTATAAATGGGCCACTAAATAAG cccCAGTCCTCCTTCCTCCAGCAGTCATCAGCTTTCAACCAGGCACCCAAAAACAGAGAGCCGCCCCGTTACGAGGAGGCTGTCAGACAAACCCGCAGCCTACAGAACTCCACACTTTCAGAG ATTCCCACAGCAACAAGTCAACAGATGGACGatctttttgacattttaatagAAAGCGGAG agaTCACCCCCTTTAGTCAACAGGACCCATCTGTGCCTAAGATGATGCCTGTCACCGCCAGTGTCATCACTCTGCCTATCAACACCGCACTTTCCAGACCGCCCGCCCAGGTTCAGATGGCACACCCGCCGGCCTTCATGGAGCCCAGCCTGGCCTCCGTGGGCTCTGACAACCAGTTGGAGGCCCTGCTAGAGGGCACGCTTGTCGGGGACCCAGAACCAGAGCAGAGGACTTTGGGCCTGTTGGACGAACTGCAAAACCAGATCCTGGAGCAGCCAAACTCCCCGATGGACACGTGCGAGCTGAGTTTCACCGACCCGCACTTGCATTCCTCTTCCCTCTCCTTCGGTCTGCAGGACACCATGGACAACATGGAGTGGCTGGACCTTACTATGCCCGGGCCCATAGGCGGACTCAACCCGCTGGGCATCAACTCTGAATTCCTGGACACTCATGACCTGCAGCTACACTGGGACTAA